Below is a genomic region from Miscanthus floridulus cultivar M001 chromosome 1, ASM1932011v1, whole genome shotgun sequence.
aatgatatgaaattaaaagatggtagtgagatcaaggggagaatgttagttgatctccactaataggcccaacggtctattgggcccttgtctctgcgctctgatcgggggcgcccaaccccaatatagttggtgggcccctatcgcacaACACATATAAAAGAGATGTGTGGATCACGACTataactacgaggttgaccgaAGCCGCTGTTACCACCAAGAGAAAACCTAATCCGATCTACAGTAAGTGCTGCCAACGACGGGAAGCCCCACCGACTCCACTACGCTGGAACTACTGCACCGAGTTGCCGTGTCACCGTCGTCCAAGCCGCTGTGGCGTCATGGACCGAATGATGACCTAGACCAATAATTTTTACACCTAAGAGAAAAGCCTACTCCTTGATCTACATTAGAGGCACTGTTGTATCCAGCAGGTCCACGTCGACGCATGGGTCCTGGACCTGCCCTCCGATCCCAGACCTCCCGCCGCCTTCATCGGTAAGCTTCGCACGGGCTGCGGCCGCCTTGCCCCTTCGAAACCCTCCGACGACCGGATCCGCTCCGCTCAAATGGAGCCGCCGCCTATCCCTcatcctccaccgccacctcctgCTCTCACGTCCGCCCTCGCCCACCTACGCTCCGTCCTCTCCGCCGCATCCTCTGCCCTCGCCGTTGTACCCTCCCCTCTCCAACCTCACCCAACCACCCCCATCGCCAGTATCCCCTCACCTCAGTCTACCACCACAAAACCTACACTCCCGCCGCCGGTCACCGCTATCAACCTCCCTCTCCCGGCCGCCCCAGCTCCCTACTCCGATTGCCCCGCCGTCGTCCGTATGAGCCCCGTCCCAACCGCCGCGGCCACCTCCCTTCCCGCCTTCCTCGCTGGCGTGTGCGCAGATTTCTCCTCTTCCACTACCGGCCGGAGCCCCTCCCATCCGCCCCGCATCCTGCCGTCGGAGCTCAGCCTCCTGCACCGGGAGTTGGACTCCTGGGTTGCGGGGGGCCACCACGTCCCGGGATCATACTCCTATGCTGTAACCCGGGTAGTGGCCACGTTCTGCTTGGGTGTGACGCCACGGTGGGAGGCCAAGCTGCGGCAGTGGGTGCTTGAGAGCTCACCGAGGTACGGGGTCAAGGTCAACGTCACGGATGTGGACCATATCTTGGTGCTACTGTGGCTCTTGCTGAAGGCGATGGCAGTGGAGGCCATGTACTTGCTGGAGGGGATGCAGAATGGCGATAACGAGGGGCTAGGCTTTGATCCCAGGGCCATGAGGTTTGAGTGCCCGAGGCTGGTCGAGGGCCTCTCATGGTTAGGCGCACAGCTTGGGGTTctgtatggagaaagcatattTGCTCTTGTATCTGTGAAGGAGGCAGTGCTACAGATGGCGTATTGCTTGGCTGTTTGTGTAGGAGATGGTGCTGCATGTGTAGGAGAGGACAAGGTTGGAGCTGGTGAGAAAGGAAGTGATGCTGGAGATGTCGTGGCAGCCCCTGTTTTTCTTTCCCAGGTTGCTGCTTCCATTGTGGCATTGTATGAGAGGTTCTACTTGGAGAAGACCAAGGCGCTGCAAGCTCAACGCTTGTCAAAATATCAGCTGTATGCTTTGTTAAAATTTTATGATGTACTTATTTCTGCATTGCATATTATCATCGTAATTTCTTATGCTAATAATTATACAAGAAAGGTTGACAGAGCATACGTAGTTCCTAACGTTGAGAGAGGAATTTGTTTACGAAAGGAGGGAGCTATCATTAAACGTCAACTTCGACACCGAAGCAATTTTTGGAGCCGAGATGCAATATCACTAGTTCTGCTTGTATTTGCATACCCTCCTGTAGTTGACCGATGTTTTATTCAATATGTGTGGCCTACACAGTTGAGATATATAATATCTTACTGTGTAATGATGCAAAGCAGTCCATGTAGAGGACATAAAACTACCACCATCTTATTGTGTAGTGATGGCAAGCAGTCCATAATAGAGGACATATATATTTAGTTTCCTGTGTTCTGCACTGATATATTTTGTTGCTTCAATTTGAGTAGATACATATATAAATACAatgcaaaaaaagaaaacatataCATACAATTCACACTTTATAACTACACTTCATATGCTGTATCCATAGCACAATGTTAGTATCTTATTCTTCTCCATGGAAGAAGGGAATGCACTACATTTCAGTGTTGTGCATAACTGCGTATTCACATTCACATAAAACGTAGTATCATAGTCAGCAAGTGATGCTTAAAAAACCTTGATATACATGCTTACCAAATGGCCAGATACTATGCAGCTTCTTTGTAGAAGTCTCTAAGCTGCAGTTAATGGATCCCCTTGCCATGGTGGAAGGAGCATGGATGCCTGCAAGCTGAATCGGCACTGGACCTGGCGTCCAAAGCTTTGATCGAATGTCTCATGTGAATTGTGGAGTTAGGTGCTTGTAGTAGGCAAGTAAATAGGTGCTTGTAGTAGGCAAGTAAAATATAGCTAGAGTATGCTGTGCAGGTATTGGATGGATGAGTGCCTAATCAATCTCCTAGATTTATCAAAATGTTCCCATTGTAGACTGGGATTCTTGTATAGATTGGTGATGTAGCAGTTTCTCTCTTTCTTTAAGCATCTCTACAAGCACTTTTTGTATTGTACATGCCCTAAGGATATCAGATTGTTGATCATGTATAAGCAGCATGTTGCACACCATTTCATATGCAAATAAAGCTTAATCTCTGTTGATGATAACAATTCGTGGATGTTTTATTTTCTGTTCAAGTTGTGGTTAATTTTTCTTTGTTTGGTAAAACTCTTGCCTTGGTAAATGCATGTAATTCTCTTATAGATTATTTGGGTATTCACAAGCACTGGAACGAGGGATTTTGGAGCGATCAAACAGACCAAACTACAGGGCTGTTCTGGAGTATGATGGGGTTCTGTCACGGCAAGTTTCGAACAAGGTATGGACATGCAACCAATCTTTTGAAAAGAGCTGTCCGAATCTAGATACTGCACAGATGTCTCTACATTTAGCCT
It encodes:
- the LOC136491648 gene encoding U11/U12 small nuclear ribonucleoprotein 48 kDa protein-like translates to MEPPPIPHPPPPPPALTSALAHLRSVLSAASSALAVVPSPLQPHPTTPIASIPSPQSTTTKPTLPPPVTAINLPLPAAPAPYSDCPAVVRMSPVPTAAATSLPAFLAGVCADFSSSTTGRSPSHPPRILPSELSLLHRELDSWVAGGHHVPGSYSYAVTRVVATFCLGVTPRWEAKLRQWVLESSPRYGVKVNVTDVDHILVLLWLLLKAMAVEAMYLLEGMQNGDNEGLGFDPRAMRFECPRLVEGLSWLGAQLGVLYGESIFALVSVKEAVLQMAYCLAVCVGDGAACVGEDKVGAGEKGSDAGDVVAAPVFLSQVAASIVALYERFYLEKTKALQAQRLSKYQLLFGYSQALERGILERSNRPNYRAVLEYDGVLSRQVSNKESARAKTREELLAEERDYKRRRTSYRGKKVNRNPTEILRDIIDEHMDEIKQAGGIGYVVEAPADIAWNVFKSNSHSGAYHGSYDLASSYSHDEEALASRSSSCDNPHRADSLGRFSSRSSDTRFIQ